CCAACGAAAAAGCCCGAATCAAACTGACTCGCCTTTATCCGAATTTATAGATGGTACAGGGTACTAGATTACTCATTAAACAACTTAGAAGTGGGTGACAATGTGCCGAATAACATCACTCGTCTTTTGGGTGGAGGCACGAAGCACCCCACTGTGTTGGGTCATACACCCATTGTAGTTGTGAAAACAACAGCGGGCTCTGCAGTATTGGGCGGCTCGATTACTGTCCTTCCAGGTACGATTATCAAGATGCCCCTATCCTCAAGTGGATTTTATAGGGAATGGCTGGATGGTAACGGACATTTTATATTGAATGGGGAACCGGGTAATCCCATTATATTTACCTCAGAGTTGGACGACACCATTGGTGGCGATACCAACGGGGACGGAAATGAAACTTCCCCTGCACCAGGAGATTGGAATGGTATCCGAGTTCTAAATCCTAAAACTCAATTTAACAATGTAGAGATACGGTTCGCTGGAAGTATCGGTTCGGGCGTTATTAATGGAGTTGGGTACGCTTCCCTATACATCAATATGGGGGAGGAATCAGAATTAAAATCATTTACGGGACTTCATATTCACGATGCCAAAGGTGACGCGTTGGTCCTGAGGGATCCTCAAAACTGGGATATATCCAACAGCCTAATTTATGATTTTGAAAATCAGGGAATCTATTCCTATGGTGATAGAACGGGTGGCGCGACTCTCAGAAACGTCACAATTCATGGGGGTAAAACCTCTATTTCCCCGGCTTATGCTCATTATGCTTTGGTAAACAGTGTTCTGGCTGGTGCTACGGAAAGCCTCATTAAAAAATCAAATAATAATATAGAAACTGAGAGTTTGATCAGTAGAAATAATGTTTTTCACGGCCCGAATGCCAGTCTTGGACTTTTTTATAGTGAAGACGGATTTAAGGAGATTACCTTGGCGGACAGCGTGGGTGATCTAATAGTCGATCCCATGTTTGTGGATGCCGGTGGTGATAATTTCAATCCAGATACGGATTCACCGCTTGTGGATGCAGCGAACGGTTCGTTAGCCGATGGGTTGGATTTTAATGGCTTTCCACGTTTTGATGATCCCGCGGTAACCGACACTGGCGTTGGGAATCCCAGCTACGCAGATATAGGTGCGATTGAACAATTGGGCTCTTCGGATCCCACACTGAATCCAGATCTGACCGTAGATGGTTCTTCAATTACATTTATCACCACCAGCGGAAAGTTCTTTTCTTTAAGCGAACTGCTTGCGGATCCATTATACTCTCCCAATCAGTCAGTGAAAGTTGAATACAAAGTGACGAATGAAGGGGCATCGGCTGCGCTTGGAAACTGGGTGGACTCACTCTACTTCTCGAGGAATCGTAGCTGGGAAATCGGAGACTCCTTGGCGGGTTCTTCAGCTCGTCCTTCCACATTGGCACCTGGCGCTTCTTATACCCATTCTATCGTTACGTTTATACCGCCATTGGTGGACGGTTCTTACCACCTGATAATTCGAACTGATGACCGAGGAGAGCAACTAGAGTATCAGAATGCAAACAACACGGGTACTTCCTCCAACGCTTTCGACCTAGAAGTTCAGTCACGTGCCGTTACCGAAATTGCTTCGCTAACATTTGCGGCGGGGCAGCGTACATCCCAGCTTTTCAGAATCGATGCGTCTACTGAGATCGGGAACGACATTTGTGTCGAGGTAAGTGCTACGGGTCCGAAAGCCAGAATCGAGTTGCTGGCCCAGGTAGATGGTATCCCGACGGTGTTTGAAAATGCCGCCAAGGCGGATGGGCTTCCGGGCGAGACGGCGACGGTACAAGTTCCCATAACTGGTAAGGGTATGGTCTATATTCTTATAACCGTTGATGACCCGGGTCCCGAACCAAACAACGTCTCGGTTGTTACAAGCGTAAAACCCTTTTCCATTACTGAGTTGCTGCCGTCCCAGGTCGGAAATAACGGGCCGGTTACGATCGTTGTGAAAGGCGCTGCTTTCCAAAAGGGAGATCGGGTATCAATTCGTCACGTTGACGGTGATCCGGTTATTGATACTACGCGGACCATATTTCGGAATTCTGGTTGCCTGACTGCGGCGTTCTCATTCCAAGATGAGAAACTGGGGAACTATGATGTGATTGTTTCTCGGACTGATGATTCGGTGGTTTTAGTGTCCGGAGTAACCCTTATTCAGGGAGCCCCTGTGGATGACGCGTTGTTACCTACTATCTCATTAAACACCCCTGATGTTATAAGACTCACGCCATTAGTTCCGTTTAAAATTGAAGTAAGTTTAACAAACCCGCACGGTCAGGATATTCCCGTTCTTCTCAATTTTGCCAGCGAGTTCGCGGATTTTCAACCGGGTGGATTGTATTCTACCAGTCCAGTTCGGGAAGGCCGTAATAGTCTATTTTTAATCCCATCTTCCGAGACTGGAACTCCAGGTATGATCGCGACTGGTGAGACGATTGTCACAACTGTTTATTACCTTGGGATTGAGCGAAATAACCCCGGTGACATAATAATTCAGGACCTGGCGGCAATCGCAGTTAACGGTGAGCGTTCCAATATCAGCAATGTCAACGAGGATTCCATCTATCACGATGAATTCCTCGATATCATTGGTAATACAATCGCTGAAAATCATCGAGCTGCCAGTGACGAAGCTGCCCGGTTAGCTGAGCTGGGAGTGGTTGAAACAGACCTCGAGTTTCTTCTTCAAAATATTTATGACCGCCACGTAACTGGCTTCGGGAGCAATTCTATAGGTGGCGTTGTGCAGGATAGTGCAGGTCAACCTATTGGCAACGCAACAGTGAGAGTTGTTAGTACAGACTCTGAAGAAGGAAGGTCTTATGAGGGTACCACTAATTCGAAAGGAGAGTTTTTGACGGAAGGGCTTCCTGGAGATGAGTATGTGGTAGTTACTGACGGTTATGGAAGCAGCCCAAACACAGTTGTTGTTCATGGTGGTCAAGTTTCAGATAATAATACCTTCGTGTTACCCGATCTGGGTGATGATTCGGGACCGGACGATCTCTCCGAATACCGGCATTTGAGCTTCTTGCAGGTCGAAGACGTCCCCCATCTATTTTTTGTTAGGAGGAATCTCGTTTTCACAACGCGGTATGAAAATAACGCATGGACCGAACCAGAGATAGTAGGCGCCGGAACGAATCCTGTGCCTGTCTATTCGCCGACACTCTACGATGGGGGCCCTGCGATTATAGTACTCCATGAGAGGGCGGGACGGAATTTGAGTAGCGATATAGATGTTCCCGTGGACCCTAATGATGTTCAACTGCTGGTTGCCTTGAGTCTTCCAGATGGAGAGGGTGGTTGGATTCGCCATGAGCCGGTTGAGTATGCATTCAGCGACGATGCTGCTTTTAGTAGCTTTGACTCAGTGCTTACAGCTGATGGCGAGCCCATCGTGTTGTGGACCGGCGGTGATGTAGCTAATCAGGAGGACGATACGGATTTGTATTACCGAACCGGTCCTTTGGAATCTGATCTTCTCGGCGAACCTCTTCAATTAGTGTCGAACGTATCAGATCCGCCTCCGCAAGCTAAGTTGAACGAGACCATAGAGTTCTATTTACCTGAACCTGCGTTCTTTGATGAGAACGGCCAACAGCTTCCTATTTGGGAACCACTCGCCTCTGCTGATGACGCTGCGTGTAAATTTTTCAACGAAGCAATTGAATTGGGGTTTGAGTTCAAAAAGAGTAGTTCGAAAAGTCAGGCGAAGTGGCTCACTCGAAAATTCGGAACTCATTCGTTTTTGCTTAAGGGTGTGGTCGAAGGTGAAGCGAATCTAAAAGAAGCAAAAGTTGCTGCTGGAGTGGATGTGGCTGTTGGGTTTTTCAGTGATGCGCTAGATGCATTAGATCGAAGCCCCAACGAGCAACTGAATGAGGCCGAAAAGAAAAAGGTTGGTGGCTCAGGCAAGGGCCTAACGGTTGCTGGAAAAGCACGAATTGGCGGTGTTTGGACGACCAATCCTAAAACGTGTGAATATGAGTTCGACAAGTTAACGGCTTCGTTAGGCTTGGCGATTCAAGCGAGAATAGCTCTTCCAAATTTGACCGTCTACGCTCCGCCATTGGCTGAGATTTATGTGGGTATTGCAATAGATGGTGTCTTTGGTGGAGAATTTGAATGGGCAACACCACAAATACTTCCTACGGATGGCAAAGTTACCCTTGCGGGCGGCATTGGCGGATACTTCACTGGCAAAGCTTTAGGTGACTTTGTGGAAATTTCCGGATCTCTCACAGGAAACATCGCCGTAGGTTATGATAGTGCCATTGATCCAAAGACTAAAAATCCAGCTGGATTTGGATTACAGGACCTATCAATCAATGGTTCTTTGGGAGCAAAAGTAGGATGGTGGACTCGAGTTTATTCGGTTAAGTATGATATAAGAAGTGGGGCACTAACGGTTAAGCGAAGTGATGGAGTGACCCCTGAGTTTGAAGATGGTGCCTTCGTTACCTATCATGCAGACGGAAATAGTCTCACACGGACAATCATTACCCCTGATGGATGGCAAATTGAAGAAACAGTCACACTTACAGCCAAGCCTGGTACGAATGCAGATTACAGTGCTTCTGGTATTAGTTCGCTCCTTGCGGATGTAATGAACGATTTCGAAGACGAAAGTAGACCAGCTCTCATCACTATGTCATCGGGTGAGACATACGCTTTCTGGATACGGGAGAAAGCAGTTTCCGGATCAGATCTTACCAATGATATTCTTATGTCTGAATTTGTCGATGATGCCTGGACGGCTCCGATGGTTTTGCCTACCACAGGTGCTAATCGAGAAGTAAGGGCTGTGGAGGATTCGAATGGGCAGTTGCTTCTGGTATTTGCGCATGCTGACATGACGGGATTTGACGCTAACTCTGATGTATCGGAGGCGATGGCTGCTTATGAAGACGCAGATCTTTGCTATATTCGGAAAACGGATACAGGTTGGACTACTCAGCAGCAATTGGGCTCCATACCAGGCACCGCGAACAGGTTGAAAGTACACCGATTGCCCAATGGCGATGTTTTCACAACGTGGGTTGAAAGCAATTTGAAAGAGGGGCTGCTTCATGTCCAAATGTGGGATTCGGCCAATTTATTTTGGTTGCCATCCAAGAAACTAACCAAAGCGCCGGTTGCTTCAAATGCTGCACTGAGTTCGGTTGGGGAAGTTCCTATGGCCATATGGTCTGAGTTTTCAATGTTGGATGGCGCAGTCGGTCCAGAGGAACGCATTGAGGAACTCACTTACTCGACGCTGACGAACGGAAATTGGAGTATCCCAACGGCTTTGAATGTGTCATTCTTTACGCCGGTTGATGACAATGCTACGAATAGTGTGATTCAACCTATCGCTGAACAGAGTTACGATTTTCCCGAATCTGAGAATCAATCGTTTTCAGATATCTTCAATCTGAATAAGCAAATCGAGCTGGATATGGAATGTTGCAAGGTCCTTGAAGAACAAGGGACCGATGGTATACCTGATGCCAGAGTACCGAAAGTTGCCGTCGATGACGCGCGAGAGCGCAAACGAAAGAAGGTTAGTACAACTGGGTCCAATGACCCGAACGACAAGTTTGGTCTGAGTTCCTTTGGACAGGAAGGTTGGATCGAAGCAAATCAAGTGATTCCCTATACAATTCGTTTTGAGAACGATCCTGAAGAGGGAGCTACGGCAGCAGCCCAACGTGTGACAATCACCGACACACTCGATCCAGATTACGATTTTGATACATTTGTTTTCCGTGAGTTTGGGTGGGCTGATGTTTCGAAGTCCGTTCCGGCGAATACGCAGAATTTCCAGATAGATGTGGACTATCAGAATTCGGATGGTTCTCCGCTCATTGTGCGCGTAACGGGTGCTTTTGATCGAAACACTGGAGACATAACCATCATATTCGATTCCATAGATCCGGCGACAGGAATAACACCATTCGGGGCCTTTGATGGATTTCTTCAGGTTGAAGACGAGAGTGGAAATGGTCAGGGATTTGTCCGTTACGACGTTAAGCAGAAGCCTGATCTTCCGCAAGGTACGAAATTCGAGAATATTGCTGATATTATCTTTGATTTGAACGAATCCATCCTCACCCCTGAGGTGGTGCACACAATCGATCTGGAAAAGCCAACGAGCTCTGCCAGCAGCCCGGCGGTCTCACAATCGGCTTCTTTCCCGATCATCCTAACTGGTTCAGATCCAGGAGGCTCAGGCGTGGAATACTGGACCATTTACCAGTCAATTGATGGAGGTCCTTTCTTCCTATGGCGGGGAGCGGTAGATGTACCTAATCCAGTCTTTACCGGAACGTCCGGTCGAAGCTACTCGTTTTATAGTATAGCTACGGATGGAGCCGGTCTACGTGAAGATAAAGATCCTTTGGTTGAAACAACTACGATAGTCGCCGACTCGGGAATTCGGGTTGAGTTGATGGAGAAGCTGACGAACGATACCGTTAGAATTATTCTATTAACCCCTGAAGGATTAGGTGCAGAAATTCGTGCTGAAACTACAGACTTGACCGGTTTACTCGTTTGGCACGACATTCCTGAAATCACAGTCACCGAATTGGGTGAAAATCGTTATGAAATCATTGCACCATTTACAGAAGATTCTCGACAGTTCTATCGTTTGATTGCAGGGGATGGTCAATAATCGTCTGGCACAAACAGGCGTTGGTTTTTTCGAACACTATCACCATGTTACCTACTCCTACTAAACTCCGATCATTTTTAGGTTCCTTCGCCCTACTCCTTCTGACGATAAGCGGACAATCGCTTTCGGCTGCAAAGGAAGATCCACTGAAAATTGGAGGGGAGGTTTTCGAGCTGAAACCTTTCGTCGTCTATGAGGCGGACGTGGACATCATAGATGGCCACACCGGTGAAAAATATGAAGGCACCAACGATGTGGTACTCGACTTTGCGGACACGTTCAATCTGCTGCTCCTGGGATTTCATAAGAAGTTACTTGTTTACGAAATTAATCACCTCAACTTTCGTTTGGAAGACGGGAAAGCATTTGTAAGTGAACTAACTGAACTGGCTGAATCGTTTGGTATTACCCATTTTAAGGTGAATCATGATAACTGGTTAAGACGCGAAATCGCCATTGTTCAAAGACTGAGCCAGGATCCATTTTTCAAAATCGAAGCACTGGTTGCCTGGGATTTGGATAGGTTGAACCGAAACCTGCCGTCCATGCCCACGTCAAAGTTCGCCACTGATATCAGGTATAACGAAACGAAAGAAATCTGGGAAAGACGGGTAACAACAGAATGGAGAGTCAGCCATCGAACCATTAGTAAGAATGGCAAAAAATACGGGCAGCCAATCAATGTGTTAAAGGAACAAGGTCTAAACCTGGATACGCAGGAAGGATTCCATATCCTGGATCGGGGGCTTTCTGCTCAAGTTGTTCCAAATGCATTCAAGGATGTAAAACTAACCTACCCCATTATTGTTTCGTCAAACGAACCCAAGGAAGAGCAAGTTAAGCGGTTACAACAAATCTATATAAAAAACCTCACTCACATCTACGATCCATTTAGTTGGATGGCACGACGCGAGAACAGATTCAGAGGAGGATTTGGAAATGAGTTGCTCAGGCATTTCAAAGGCAGGCGATATAAAATCTCAGATCGCGAATGGTTTGACCCGGTTCTTTGTAATCTTCTAAACGATATGATAACCATCAAACGTCATGGAACAAAGGAGATCTATTCACTGGAAGCTTATCAAAAATTTGAACACTCCCGGAATATTTTAGGGGAAGACCTTGATCTGTTAAACTGGCTCACGGGCGAAAAACGTCAAGGAGCAGGCAAGTCCAGGAATCCGAAGTTCTCGATCAAATTTGATAACCCCGGTGGCGCCCGTTTTATCGTACTAGATGCCTATATGCGATATACTGATAAATTTGTGAATACCTTACGGGACAAACTGACCAGCCTTAAGAAAACTGCCAACGGTAGAGAAATCATTGAACAATCGATCGAGGAAGTCTCCGGCATTCCCATGGAAAAATACATAAAAATGGCCATCCAAGCTCAATCAGAAATGGTCATGAAGTATCGGATAGAATAAATCGAAAAAGTATGACCTCGAAAACAATATCTTCTCAATCTGTTTTATTTCGTCGTTTGGTGCGTCTGAATAACGACAGTGACGGTGCCATCTATCTTGGCGAATGGAATGCAGAGCGCAGGTATCCTTCGAAATTAGCACCAGTACATTAAAGAATTTCATCTGATGAAACTAAATAAGGTTATTAGCCTGTGTTTATGGTTCACATGCGTATTAACACCTAAACTCCTTCTTGGAGCCAATGCGGCCACCATAGCTAGCAATGGCATGGTGGTTTCTGCAAACGACCAGGCCTCTGAAGTGGGTATCGAGATTATGACGCGTGGTGGCAATGCCATCGACTCAGCAGTTGCTACCGCTTTCGCTTTGGCTGTTACGCATCCAACCGCAGGAAATATCGGAGGTGGAGGTTTTCTTGTTTATCGACCTGATCAAGGCGAACCCATTTGTTATGATTTTCGAGAAATGGCCCCCAAGGCATCCTTTCCCGAAATGTGGCTGGTCGATGGTGTTTACGATCCAAAGAAACATCACCATAGCTACTGGTCGGTGGGTATTCCAGGAACGGTGGCAGGTCTTTACCTTGCCTGGCAGGAGCACGGAAAACTTCCGTGGAGAGATTTAGTTAAACCCGCGATAGACCTGGCCCAAAAAGGTATTGTTGTAACGCATGAGCTGTCGGCTTCGATTAAAGGGGTACTTCCTCGTATGTCGAAATACCCTGCATCTTTAGCGAAGTTTACACGCCACGGGGTTCCTTATGAAGCCGGAGAAATCTGGAAACAACCTGACCTCGCCGACTCCCTCAAGCGCATCGCAAGCAAAGGTCCGGATGGTTTTTATAAGGGGGAAACCGCAGAACTGCTGGTCGCTGAGATGGAGGCGAATGACGGCCTGATCACGCTGGAAGATCTTGCCAGCTATGAGCCGAAGAAACGAAGTCCTGTGCAAGGAAGCTATCGGGGATACAAGATCATCTCCATGCCTCCGCCTAGTTCCGGTGGAACTACGCTGGTGGAAATGCTAAACATGTTGGAGGCCTTCAACTTGAAGGAGACGGGGTTCGGTTCTGCGGATACGCTGCACCTTATGACAGAGGCGATGCGCCGGGCATATGAAGACCGCGCAAAATACCTGGGGGATCCCGACTTCACCAGTGACATGCCTTTGGAACGGTTGTTATCCAAGCGTTACGCAGCACAACTTGGAAGCAGTATCGAAATGAGTCATGCTTCCGTGTCATCGCCTGAACAGTCCAGGCAATCAAAGGAAAGCGAAGAAACCACCCACTTCTCCGTCGTTGATAAAGAGCGCAATGCCGTTTCTCTTACTTATACGTTGGAGTTCGGATACGGTTCAGGAATTGTTGTGCCTGGAGCCGGATTTCTACTGAACAACGAAATGGGCGACTTTAATGCGGGCCCGGGTCTGACGGACGACCAAGGGTTAATCGGAACACCGGCCAATTTGGCCGAGCCGGGCAAACGCATGCTCAGCAGTATGACTCCCACCATTCTGGAAAAAGATGGAGAACTATTCATGGTCACTGGAACCCCTGGAGGTAGAACGATCATTAATACCGTCATGCAAACGATACTCAATGTAATTGATCACGAAATGAACGCACAAGCTGCAGTAGACGCGGGTCGAATTCACCACCAATGGATGCCAGATCAGGTTTCCTATGAAACTCATGGATTCTCCCCCGACACCCTGAAGGAACTTGAACGACGTGGTCATACGTTGAAAGAACGCTCAAATCAGGGATCCGCTGAAGTCATCATCCATAGGATCGAGGAAGGACTACTTGAAGGCGGAGTTGATCGCCGGGTGCCAGATGGTGGTGTGGGGACTTGGTAGCAGGCGGCAACCCTTCTATTTTATCTCGCGAATCTGAATATCCTTGAACTGAACGGTCATGACCGGACCCACGTGAATTTGTAAAGCGAGAACCCCGGACTTCGAACTGCCAGTCATGTCTTCATCGACTACCGAAACTGTCACACGATCGTTGATGATATGAGTGAGCTGATTGCCGTTGGCGATGATGGTGTAATCATTCCACTCTTCGGATTTGATTACGGTTTGAATGTCATCTGTGTCTCCCAGTGAACCGAGAACTTGAACGATGGGTTTTTTGTTGTTTTCGGGATTGGTAAGAATCTTGGTGGCTTGTCCCCTGAGTGCGAGTATGGCCCGACCTTTTTCTTCATAAAGAATGCCGGAATACTTGGTGCCTGCTTCGAAGTCGGCCTGGTAGCCACCTACGATGGGACCGAATTCTCCTTCACTCAAAATCTTGCTTCTGTACTGAATGCCAGAATTGCCATTTTCGATGCGGTACTTCAAACGAAGTTCGAAATCGTCCACCGATCCTCCGGTGTAAACGAGAAAGGTGTTGTGAGTGAGTTTGTTGTGCGGCGCCTCACCTGTCTTTCCGGTTATCGCTCCATTTTCCACCGACCAAAGCTTTGGATTCCCCGTCCATCCTGTTAGGTCCTTGCCGTTAAAGAGGCTTTTAAATCCCGGCTCAAGTTGCGAGGCATGGTGATTAGCCGTTGCAGTGGAAAGGAATGATAGTGCGGTAATTGTGGCAATTGCCAAGGCGGTCTGAATACGAGTGGTGATTTGCATACCTCCCATTCAAACCGAGATGTAGCGTATTTCAATGTAATACTCTCAGCTGGATCCAAGAGATTGACGTTTGTGGTCTGACCACTTCCTCCGGTCACCTCACCTCAAATAACCTCGACAAAATAAAGTCTCTTAGCTTTTTTGAGGAGGCATTTACCCTATGATCCGTTTCTCTAAGAAGTTCTTATTATTCCCTTGTTGCCTTGTTATAGGGTTTCTCGTGGTGATTGAAAAATCAGCCTCAGCTTCCGAGGAAATAGATCATTTTGAAAAAAGAATCAGACCTTTGTTCCTGGACAACTGCATACAGTGTCATGGTTCGGCGAAACAGGAGGGCGGGCTTAGGCTCGACTCAAAGCACGGTTGGCAAGCGGGCGGCGCTTCAGGTCCTGTTATTATTCCCGGAAATGCAAAATCAAGTTCCTTGGTGGCAGCTATCGAGCGCAAGAATCATCCAACTTTAAAATTACCTAAAGATTCTATCACCGACCTGAACATCTGGATACAGTCTGGCGCAGTTGACCCAAGATCCGGACCAAGCAATCGTAAGGCCTTGCCGAACTATGAAAGCGGGAAAGATCATTGGTCATTTAAAGCCATCCGCAAACCGGTTGCCCCAAAAGTTCAGAACAATTCTTGGCCGAATGGATCCATCGACCAGTTTATTTTAGCTACGCAAGAAAAGAAAGGAATTAAGCCCGTAGCGGATGCGACCAAAGAAGAGTTAGTCCGTAGGTTGTATTATACTTTGATCGGCCTTCCTCCAACGCCTGATCAAATCGACACCTTTGTTGCCGACACCCGTGTGAATGCAAGGGAACTTCTGGTCGATGAGCTGTTGGCTTCTCCTCACTTTGGAGAACGGTGGGGCCGCCATTGGTTAGATGTTGCCCGTTTTGCGGAATCAAGCGGCGGTGGTCGTACCCTTCTTTTTAAGGACGCCTGGCGGTATCGTGATTATGTGATTCAGGCATTCAACGATGACATGCCTTACGACCAAATGATTCGGGAACAGCTTGCGGGAGACTTGCTTCCTTACGAATCGCCAGGTCAGAGAAGTCGACAGCTAACTGCCACCGCGTTTCTTGCCCTCGGCCCGACCAATTACGAACTTCAGGATAAACAACTCCTTCGCTTCGACGTCATCGATGAACAAATCGACACCGTAGGAAAGGCCTTTATGGGAATGACTCTCGGCTGCGCCCGTTGCCACGACCACAAATTTGATCCGGTACCTACTTCAGACTACTATGCTATGGCCGGAATATTCAAAAGTACCCGAACGCTATATAATTACACGGACAATGTGGCTCGTTGGGTTGATACTCCCCTACTCCTCGAAGGCGTCGCTGCAGAAGAATTATCTAAAGCAGAAGCCAGCGTTGCGAAGCTTCAACTGCCACTGAATCTCAAAAAGGCTGAGTTAAAAGTCCTCACCCAAGACAGTGTGAAGCCACCTCAACCAGGTTTACCAAAATCGACTAATCTCATTCCCGGACTGGTCGTGGATGACGAAGCCGCAGAACATCAGGGCGAATGGTTGTTTTCGCAATACTCACAAAATTATTTGGGCGAAGGTTATTACCATGATGGCGATAAGTTGAAGGGCGAAAAAACACTCACCTTCAAGACCACCATTCCAGTTTCAGGTAGTTATCTTGTCCGCTTGGCCTACGCAGAAGCAAACAACCGTTCCACGAAAACTCCCGTGACGATCGGTCATTCAAAAGGCGAAACGACGGTTTTGGTGAATCAGCGACAAGCACCTACGGAGTATGGCCGCTTTCATTCCCTCGGAGAATATGCATTCGAAAAAAACGAAATCAGTTTTGTCCGAATATCAAATGAAGGAACCGACGGACATGTGATCGCGGACGCAGTTCAATGGTTTTTGATCGAGGATGATACGAGTATTGGGAGTCCAGAAAGAACAGCTTACCTTGACGCATTGAAACAGGACATTAAGGGCCTGGACAAAGAACTCAAACCTTTGACCGAAATGCTAAAAGCACGTCCATTGGCAATGACGGTCAAAGAGGATCCTGAACCAACCGATTCTGCCATTCGCATCCGGGGTGTAGAAAAGAACAAAGGCGATTTCGTACCCCGAGGATTCCTGCAAGTGGCCAGCCTGGGTGCGGTTCCGACCATACCTCCGAATACGAGCGGTCGTTTGGAACTGGCGGAATGGGTCATTAGTCCGGACAATCCTTTAAGCTCCCGGGTTATGGCCAATCGGATTTGGAGCTGGTTGTTTGGAACCGGTATAGTGCGAAGTGTCGACAATTTGGGTACGACAGGCGAATTACCT
The sequence above is a segment of the Verrucomicrobiota bacterium genome. Coding sequences within it:
- a CDS encoding DUF1553 domain-containing protein, which encodes MIRFSKKFLLFPCCLVIGFLVVIEKSASASEEIDHFEKRIRPLFLDNCIQCHGSAKQEGGLRLDSKHGWQAGGASGPVIIPGNAKSSSLVAAIERKNHPTLKLPKDSITDLNIWIQSGAVDPRSGPSNRKALPNYESGKDHWSFKAIRKPVAPKVQNNSWPNGSIDQFILATQEKKGIKPVADATKEELVRRLYYTLIGLPPTPDQIDTFVADTRVNARELLVDELLASPHFGERWGRHWLDVARFAESSGGGRTLLFKDAWRYRDYVIQAFNDDMPYDQMIREQLAGDLLPYESPGQRSRQLTATAFLALGPTNYELQDKQLLRFDVIDEQIDTVGKAFMGMTLGCARCHDHKFDPVPTSDYYAMAGIFKSTRTLYNYTDNVARWVDTPLLLEGVAAEELSKAEASVAKLQLPLNLKKAELKVLTQDSVKPPQPGLPKSTNLIPGLVVDDEAAEHQGEWLFSQYSQNYLGEGYYHDGDKLKGEKTLTFKTTIPVSGSYLVRLAYAEANNRSTKTPVTIGHSKGETTVLVNQRQAPTEYGRFHSLGEYAFEKNEISFVRISNEGTDGHVIADAVQWFLIEDDTSIGSPERTAYLDALKQDIKGLDKELKPLTEMLKARPLAMTVKEDPEPTDSAIRIRGVEKNKGDFVPRGFLQVASLGAVPTIPPNTSGRLELAEWVISPDNPLSSRVMANRIWSWLFGTGIVRSVDNLGTTGELPSHAELLDYLAVRLQENEWSIKAIIKEILLSRTWQLSSNINEEAKKKDPNNRLLTSYPIRRLDAEQLRDAILAVNGNLDLQMFGPNIVGAGEINANSTAAQMIEYNYDFQDNRRSVYTPAFRVQRHELFELFDFGNVNFSLGKRNTSTVALQALYMLNNPFVLEQSKLAAESLLKSVENPSERVDVAYRQTLGRPPTDQERKLISEFLKDGLSTESVTEWASVFQSLFGSFDFRYLN
- a CDS encoding DUF1080 domain-containing protein, producing the protein MQITTRIQTALAIATITALSFLSTATANHHASQLEPGFKSLFNGKDLTGWTGNPKLWSVENGAITGKTGEAPHNKLTHNTFLVYTGGSVDDFELRLKYRIENGNSGIQYRSKILSEGEFGPIVGGYQADFEAGTKYSGILYEEKGRAILALRGQATKILTNPENNKKPIVQVLGSLGDTDDIQTVIKSEEWNDYTIIANGNQLTHIINDRVTVSVVDEDMTGSSKSGVLALQIHVGPVMTVQFKDIQIREIK